The nucleotide sequence CCAAATCGGCATCCACATCTTACCGCCGCGCCTCGCTGGCAGACTGGATGACCGATACCCGACAGGGCGCAGGCGCCCTGCTGGCACGCGTGATGACCAATCGACTCTGGCAACACCATATCGGCACGGGAATCGTGGCTACTCCCAACGACTTCGGTCTGCAGGGAGATCGCCCTACTCATCCCGATTTACTGGAATACCTGGCAAATCAACTCATCAAGCATAACTGGCAGTTAAAGCCACTGCATAAAGACATCATGTTGAGCGCCACTTATCGGCAGTCCACCGATTTCGATCTAGCCAAAGCAAAAATTGATCCGGAGAACAAACTTTACTGGCGACGCTCTCCTCAACGCCTGGAAGGGGAAGTCATCCGCGATGCGATACTTTATGTCGGCGATCAATTGGATCCGACTATGTATGGCCCCGGCTCACTGCAGCAGGAAAACCAGCGACGCAGCATCTATTTCAAAATCAAACGCAGCCAGTTGATTCCGATGATGCAGCTGTTCGATGCGCCCGAAGCACTGGTCAGTATCGGACAGCGTTCCAGCACGACAATCGCACCGCAGGCTTTGCTGTTTATGAATGCCGACTTCATCAGAAAAAGCGCCGGCTCATTCGCAGCACGTCTCCTCAAAGATCATCCGGAATCAATCGAAACAAACATTCAGAAGGCATACCAGATCGCCCTGGGTCGAAATCCAACGGACAGTGAAACCGCGATTTCTCTCGCTTTCATTCAACAGCACCAGGCATCCTATCAGGCGGAGAAGAAACAGGATGCCACCCTGCTGGCATTGACGGATTTCACACACGCATTACTCAGCACAAACGAATTCATTTACCCGAATTAAAAAGACTGAGAGACACCACTGTCCGGGAAACCGTTTTTAAAACGAATTTCATATTGAGAGGCTTTGAGATGAGACCATCATCCAGCGAATTACCGACAATCTCACTGAACCAGTTACTGGCACGACGGCAGTTACTCAAACGCGCTGGCAGCGGTCTGGGAACACTCGGATTGCTCAGTCTCCTTCAGCAGGAGGGTGTACTGGAACAGACAACGGCGGCTCCTTCGATACAGGCCACGAATCCATTGGCACCCAAACCGACACACTTCCCGGCGAAAGCCAAAGCAGTGATCTGGCTGTTTATTAACGGTGGTCCCAGTCAGGTCGATACCTGGGATTATAAACCCGAACTGGAAAAACGGGACGGCGTGGCACTGGAAGGCTTCGACAACAAAACCGGCTTTTTCCAGAATTCGGTTGGCCCGCTCATGAAAAGCCCGTTCAAATTCAAACAGTATGGTGAATCCGGAAAATGGGTGTCCGAGATATTCCCGAACATGGCACAACACGTCGACAAAATGGCGTTCATCCACTCCGGACATACGGAATCAAACAATCACAGTCCGGCCTTATTTATGATGAATAGCGGCCTGCCCAAAATGGGTTACCCCTGTGTCGGTTCCTGGGTGACCTACGGACTCGGTTCTGAAAGCAACAGTCTGCCCGCATTTGTTGTGATGTCCGACCCATTGGGACGAGGGTTGCCTAAAGGACAGAGTCTGAACTGGGGCGCCGGTTTTCTACCCAGCGTCTATCAGGGAACATATTTGCGTCCGACAGGTGAGCCGATTGATAACCTGCAGCCCCCTGCGGTTCTCACCGAAAAAGGACGACAACGTTCGCAACTGGATCTGCTGAAATCGCTCAACCGCCAGCATCTGCAGCAGAATGATAGTGACCAGGAACTGGCAGCACGCATCGAAAGCTTCGAACTGGCCTATCGGATGCAGAGTGCCGCCCCGGAAGCCCTCGATATCGGCCAGGAACCGAAACACCTTCAGGAACAGTATGGCATCGGCAATAAGAAGTGCGAGCATTTTGCCAAACAGTGCCTGATTGCCCGCCGGATGGTTGAACGAGGAACCCGCTTTGTACAGATCTATTCAGGTGGCATGGAAAACCAGCGAAGCTGGGATGGCCATTCCGATATTAAAGGCAACCACAGTGGCTTCGCGGAAGAAACCGATCAGCCGATTGCAGCATTACTGGCTGATCTGGAAGCGCGGGGCCTGCTCAATGAAACCCTGGTGATCTGGGGAGGAGAATTCGGACGGCTGCCGATCGCCCAGAAAGGTGCCACGCCGGGTCGCGATCACAATCCGCACGCTTTCACCACCTGGCTGGCAGGTGGCGGCGTTAAAGCGGGGACCAGCTATGGCGCGACTGATGAAATCGGGTTCAAAGCAGCAGAGAATAAAGTACACGTGAATGATCTCCACGCGACCATCCTCAGTCTGCTGGGTATGGATCATGAAAAACTGACGTACCTCTACAGTGGACGACGATTCCGCCTGACAGATGTGGGCGGCCATGTGATTAATGACATCATCGCATAAATCAGGTCAATCACGACAGATTCTAAGACATTGATTCGTGCGACTTGAACTTTTTTCGATACTCGGAAGGAGAAATGCCCATCAGATTCACAAACTGTTTTGTGAAATAACTCTGGTCATAAAAGCCCGACTCCAGCGCGATTTCAGACACCCTTTTTTCGGTTCTCGTCAGGGATTGACAGGCGGCGTTGATTCTCACACGCAGAATATATTTCTGAGGCGTGATCTGATACAGCTTTTTGAACTTGCGATCAAACTGGCTCACTGACAAATACATCAAGTCGGCCAGATCGGAAATCTGAATCCGTTCCTGATAATGCTCGAGAACATATGCGATGACTTTATCCAGTTCCTGATACGACTGAAACTCGGTGCCGGCCACTTTAATATCACGCAGGACCCCCGCGACACCAATGACTTGGCCACCATCGCCGAAGAGAGGAATTTTACTGCACAGATACCATTTGAGATTTCCGTGACGGTCCGGGATCAACCAGACCTGATTGGGCAGCGGACTGGCGGACTCCATCACGCGTTGATCTTCAGCCACATACTGTTCTGCGAGATCTTTGGGATGAATGTCGAAGTCAGTTTTACCGATGATGTCCTCTTCACGGGGAATCGCGCGGATGTCCATCCAGGTGTGACTGATGTTAATAAAACGTCCCTGGGCATCCTTCGCGAAAAAGTAGGCATCCGGAATGTAATTAAACAGCTCTTCCAGATGGAGCTTGTTATCCAGCCGTTTCAAAAAGTCATCACGGAATTTCTGAGAATCGAACATGCGTAAATAATACAAATTTATGCGTGTTTTCTACAAGACGACATTGATCTGAGCGTCTACGATATGCGAAAATAAACGAATCAGCGTTTTTTTAAGTGAATCCAGCTATTCGTCTATTTTCAATTTCGAAATTGAACCACATTTCAGAGTTGATTTTCGAAGATTCGACTCTGTGTTGAAATCCATTTGATTGGGGTGCATTATGCTGAAGTTTACCGGTCGAGGCACGGCACATACCTGTAGCGGCGTGACACGCAGAGACTTTCTGCAGGTCGGAACGCTGGGCGCCATGGGACTCTCGCTGCCCCAATATCTCGAAGCGAAAGAAAAAGGCCTGGTGGATAAAAAGAACGACAATCGTTCCGCCATCATGATCTTCAACCTGGGAGCCCCCAGTCAATTAGACACCTTCGATATGAAACCGGATGCCCCGGCGGAAATTCGTGGCCCCTTTAAACCAATCAACACCGCATCCCCTGAGATCGACATCTCCGAGATTCTGCCGTTACATGCGAAAGTCGCAGATAAGTTTTCGCTGGTGCGATCCTGTTATCACACGGCAGCTGCCGTCCACGATGCCGGCTGGCAGATGATGCAGACCGGCCGCCTGTTTACCGGCGGAATTAATACACCCCACATCGGTTCGGTCGTTGATTACCTCCGCGGACGAAAAACCGACCTGCCTGCAAACGTTGTCCTTCCCGAAACGATGGGACGCGGCGGTGGAAATCTCCCTAACGGACAGGCGGGCGGCTTCCTGGGGAAAGCGCACGATCCTTTCGCTCTCATGGCAGATCCTTCAAAACCAAATTTTAAAGTTCCTGACATGCTGCCTCCCAAAGAGATTGGAACAGCCCGACTGGAACGACGCAAAAAAATCCGTGAAGTCGTAGATGAAACGATCAATTACTTCGAATCCACTGAAGACGCGAAACTTCTGAACGGGAATTTCCATTCCGCCTACCGGCTGATGACCAGTAAGGAAGCCCGGGAAGCCTTTGATCTTTCAAAAGAACCCAAAAAGGTCCGCGAACGATATGGTATGAACCGCTTCGGTCAATGCTGCCTGCTCGCTCGGCGACTGGTCGAATCCGGCGTGCGGTTTGTCACCATCAATACCTTCCTGACCGTCTTCAATGAAGTGACCTGGGATATCCACGGCTCCAAGCCGTTCACCTCGATTGAAGGTATGAAAAATATTGTAGCACCCATGTATGACCAGGCTTACAGTGCCCTGATCGAAGATTTGTATGATCGAGGCATGCTGGATGAAACGCTGGTCTGCAACGTGGCTGAGTTCGGCAGAACACCCAAAGTCAATCCCGCCGGAGGCCGGGACCACTGGCCTCAATGTTTTACCTGTTACTTCGCCGGCGGTGGGGTTCAGGGCGGACGCGTGGTCGGCAGCAGTGACCCCATTGGCGGTGTTCCCGCTGATCAGCCTGTTTCCCCCGGAGATCTCGCAGCGACCGTATATCATAGCCTGGGTTTTGATTTGCATACGGTTTTACCCGGTCCTTCCGGACGCCCCTTCCCGATTGTGGATGTGGGTAACCATGAAATCCGCGAGCTGTTTTAAGCAATCCTGAGTCAGCGGATCATTCACGCTGATGGTACATAGATTACGCGATTTTACGAATCGTGCAGCGAAGATGGTGGCACCGTCGTCTGATTTGATGACTTGCATTACATCCTTCGATTCCTCACGCGACTTGCAATTATTTTTCCCAAGAGAAGTGCTCGATGTCTTACTCGAAACAAATCAACCGATTCAGTATTCTGATCTGCCTGTGGACCTCGTTCAGCTTCAGTCCGGTTCTGAAATCCGTTTCTGCAGCAGAAACC is from Gimesia maris and encodes:
- a CDS encoding AraC family transcriptional regulator gives rise to the protein MFDSQKFRDDFLKRLDNKLHLEELFNYIPDAYFFAKDAQGRFINISHTWMDIRAIPREEDIIGKTDFDIHPKDLAEQYVAEDQRVMESASPLPNQVWLIPDRHGNLKWYLCSKIPLFGDGGQVIGVAGVLRDIKVAGTEFQSYQELDKVIAYVLEHYQERIQISDLADLMYLSVSQFDRKFKKLYQITPQKYILRVRINAACQSLTRTEKRVSEIALESGFYDQSYFTKQFVNLMGISPSEYRKKFKSHESMS
- a CDS encoding DUF1501 domain-containing protein codes for the protein MLKFTGRGTAHTCSGVTRRDFLQVGTLGAMGLSLPQYLEAKEKGLVDKKNDNRSAIMIFNLGAPSQLDTFDMKPDAPAEIRGPFKPINTASPEIDISEILPLHAKVADKFSLVRSCYHTAAAVHDAGWQMMQTGRLFTGGINTPHIGSVVDYLRGRKTDLPANVVLPETMGRGGGNLPNGQAGGFLGKAHDPFALMADPSKPNFKVPDMLPPKEIGTARLERRKKIREVVDETINYFESTEDAKLLNGNFHSAYRLMTSKEAREAFDLSKEPKKVRERYGMNRFGQCCLLARRLVESGVRFVTINTFLTVFNEVTWDIHGSKPFTSIEGMKNIVAPMYDQAYSALIEDLYDRGMLDETLVCNVAEFGRTPKVNPAGGRDHWPQCFTCYFAGGGVQGGRVVGSSDPIGGVPADQPVSPGDLAATVYHSLGFDLHTVLPGPSGRPFPIVDVGNHEIRELF
- a CDS encoding DUF1501 domain-containing protein; this encodes MRPSSSELPTISLNQLLARRQLLKRAGSGLGTLGLLSLLQQEGVLEQTTAAPSIQATNPLAPKPTHFPAKAKAVIWLFINGGPSQVDTWDYKPELEKRDGVALEGFDNKTGFFQNSVGPLMKSPFKFKQYGESGKWVSEIFPNMAQHVDKMAFIHSGHTESNNHSPALFMMNSGLPKMGYPCVGSWVTYGLGSESNSLPAFVVMSDPLGRGLPKGQSLNWGAGFLPSVYQGTYLRPTGEPIDNLQPPAVLTEKGRQRSQLDLLKSLNRQHLQQNDSDQELAARIESFELAYRMQSAAPEALDIGQEPKHLQEQYGIGNKKCEHFAKQCLIARRMVERGTRFVQIYSGGMENQRSWDGHSDIKGNHSGFAEETDQPIAALLADLEARGLLNETLVIWGGEFGRLPIAQKGATPGRDHNPHAFTTWLAGGGVKAGTSYGATDEIGFKAAENKVHVNDLHATILSLLGMDHEKLTYLYSGRRFRLTDVGGHVINDIIA